GAGGAAATCAAAATTGGCCTTGGGGCTGAGCTGTTCTGAAAGCGTGGTAAACGAGCGAATATCTGAAAACATGACCGTCATTTCCTGCTGGCTTTGATCGCCCAGACGCACATCCAGAATGCTCTCATGCCCCAAAAACTTCAAAAATTCATCGGGCACGAAACGGGCATAGGACAGGTTGATTTTAGACAGATGAATATGGGTCTTGATACGTGCCAATAATTCATTCTTGGAAACGGGTTTGGTCAGATAGTCATTGGCGCCGGTATCAAAGCCCTGTACCACATCTGCCACCTGGTTCTTAGCGGTTAAAAAGACAATCGGCAAGGCATTGGCAGGATACTGACGGCGAATCGCCTCACAGACCTCATAGCCCGACATTTTGGGCATCATGACATCGAGCAGAATCAGGTCATAGGTTTGCTTCTGCAGGGCATCCAAGGCTTCCTGGCCATTGTTGGCTTTGGTCACCGAATAGCGTTGCAGGGCCAGCATATTGACCAAGACCTGCAAATTCACGGGTTCATCATCGACGATCAAGATACGAAAAGGCGCTTCTTCTTCAGGGGGAAGTTCTGCCAAAGGACGGGTCTGGCGGGCAATCTCCCGCGATTCTTCCAACTCACCCGTACTGGGAAACAAGCGCACCTGAGGGGCTTTGCGTTCTGCCGGTTTAATTTCCAGGGCCAAGGGCAAAAGAAAGCGAAAATGCGCTCCCTTCCCAGGACTGGATTCAACCCGGATTCTCCCCCCATGCAGCTCCACCAGTTGACGGGTAATAGCCAGGCCCAGGCCACTTCCGCTAAACTCTCTGACCGCAGAACCATCGGCTTGCTCAAAGGATTCAAAGATCCGCTCATGCCAGACTTCAGGAATGCCAGGCCCCGTATCTGAAACCGTAATCTCAAGAAAATCACGCGTGGTATGCGCTGAAACTTCCACCTGGCCTGAGGACGTAAATTTAATCGCATTGCCAATCAAGTTGTGTAAAATCTGCTGCAGGCGGTCTTCATCGGCCATGACAGGGGGAACGTTTTCTGGAATGGCGTTGATCAAAACCAGATCTTTTTGCCCGATCAAAGGCTTTGAAAGTTTGAGTACCACCTCGACCACCTCACGTAACCAAACCGGGCGCAGATGCAGTTGAATTTCTTTGTGTTTGAGCTGAGAAAAGTCAATCAAATCATTGACGAGATGAAACAAGCGCCGCCCACTTGAAATGACCAGGGAAAGATTGTATTTCTGTTCCTGGCTCATCGCACCCGTAGCGCCATCGAGCATCGATTCGGAAATGCCAATAATCCCATTCAAGGGGGTGCGCAGCTCATGTGAAATATTGGCGATAAATTCGTCTTTGATGCGATCGAGTTTTTTCAAACGCTCAACCATGCGCTCTTGCGCCTGTTTCGCCATTTGTTCCTGTTGCAGACGCGAAGTTTGGGCCTCGAGAATTTTTCGTTGATCGACCCGCAGGCGATCTCCCAAGGCCATGGAGAGCAACACCACTTCAATCCCCGTGCCGATCTGCAGGGCATAGGTAGTCCAAAAAGAGGTGGGTAACAAACCATAGGCGGTAAAGGCTGTGACCAGGGCTCCCAAAACCAGAGAACTCCAGGCAATCATAAAATAACGGGCTGTCGGGTTGCCGCGCAGCCAGGCAAAAGCCCCCGAGAACCAGATTCCCAGCGTGGCCACAATGGCGATTTTACTGCCCCAGAAAACCGAAAGCCAACTGAGAAAGGTATGATCTGGAGCCAGATTCAAGACCGCCAACAGCAAGGCCAACCCTTTCAAGAGATTGAGCAGGCGGTTCAAAATCGGCACATGATCGCGAATTTGCAAAAAACTTTGGCTGAAGGTCAACGTAAAAAAGATCGAAAGCGCTAAAAATGTGCCCAGACAATGGTTGCTCCACCAAACCCAGTTAGGCCAAAGATACTCATAGGCCAAGCCATTATTGGTGGCCTGAAAAAGCAAATGCAGGAAAAAGAGCGTCAGCACATAATAGAGATAGTTGCGATCCCGCACAGAAAGCCAGAGCACCAGATTGTAAAAAATCATCACAAAGATCAGACCATAATAAAAGCCAAATCCCAATTGGGCTTCATGATCCTTCTGAGCAAAGGCCCGTTCTGAGAGCAGGTAAAGCGGGACATAATAGGCTGCTGAGCTTTCTACCCGCAGATAATAATCGCGCGTGACACCGGGCTGCAAATGCAAAGCAAAAACAAAATTGCGGTGTTTGTATTCCCGCGCAGAAAAAGGCAGACGACGCCCTGCGGGAACCTCCTTCCACCCCCCATCCAGGCGTGGCTGGTAAAAGCGAATTGAGTCAATATTGGGATGGCCCACTTCAAGCAGCATCAACTGTTCCTGAATCATGGGGTTGCGCAGTTTAAAGTGCAGCCAAAATGCAGAGGAAGAAAAAGAAAAATTGGGAATATCTACCTTGCTCTTGCGAAAGGCCCCCCAGCTTTGTCTGACCTGTTCAAAACTCAGGGTTCCGCCTGGGTCTTCAAGAATCTCAATCTCTTTTCCCAGGGTATATTTTTCTTGCCCAGGCCGCAGGGTGGTGGTATTGAGTGCGTTATTCCGGAGAGTTTGCTGAACAGGTTTTCGCAGGGTCTCAGCCTGCGCAGGGCTGCCCAGGGCTTGCCCCATGCTCAGAAAAAACAGTGCACAAAAAACAAACCCCATCCATTTTGGCAAAGCAGGAAAGACAAAACCCAAGACAAACAGACGATTATTTTTCATCGTCTGTTTCGCAAAAAGCATGCATGAAGAAGAGTAAAACACATATTCAAAACATCGGGCACAGCGTTCAAGACTTGCCTGGAAAATACGAGAAACCCAGTTTTAGCAACCAATCCTGAACCAATGCGGGGGAGGTTGCGCTCTTCAGTTCTGCTGGCAAAGCTGAACCCGCCAGTGGCAGACCCGCCTTGAGAGCCAGCTCATTGGTTTGAAACGCTGTTTCAGACCAAAAATAGACCTGAACGACCGAAAGCAGCGCCTGCAATTCGAGCAAGTCTTCCATGGGCTCCAGCAAAAGCAGTTCGGGCCCTGATTCAGCATCCAAACCCTCGCTTTCGAGCCAATCCAGCAGCAAATCCTGAGCGGCTTGACTGCTTAAATTCTGTGGCAAAAGAACCAATTCAAGGGGATCATGGGCCTGAAAACTTGCAAGAAAGCTTTTCAAAACAGGCTGCCAGGCCTCTGAGGCATCCAATACCAGCAAAATCTTAAAATGCGATTCAGAATCAGGTTCTGAGCCCGTGTTCAGACCGGGTTCAGCAGCCAAGCGGTTGTGAAGATCCTGGCTTTTGTGGTTCAAAACCGTTTCGTGGTATCGGCTTTCCATGGCTTGAATATACTGTTCAAACGAAACAGGCGCCTGAATTTGGGCTTGCCAAATACAAATCTGTTCAGGCTGATCAATCAGGGCCTGCATCACTTCCGCCAAACGCTGGGGCTGATCCGCCTCAAAGATCGCCCCGGTGCCGGGCTGCAAATAATACGAAAGCCCGCCGCGATCTGAAACGATCACAGGCACCCCTCCAGAAAGGAATTCTTCAACCGCCATCCCCGCCTGTTCATGGCAACTGGAAGGCACAATGCCCACATCGATTTTTTCAAGCACCGCGAGTTGTTCTTCAGCTTTGAAAGAACCTTCCAAACGAATCCGGTTGAGGGGGTCCATGCTTTTGAGATAATCCAGTTGCTCTGGATAAGCTTCGCCATAGACATGCACGCTGAAATCCCCCTTCAGAAGCTGAACCGCCTGAAAGAGTATATGAATTCCTTTGACAGGCAAAAGCGAGCCCATAAACCCAAAGCGAATCGTCGGGCCTTGAAAAGGCGCACGTTTCTGCCCCAAACCCTCCCAAATTCTGACTGCCCGCAGATTCCCCAATTTGAGCACTTCGATTTTTTCAGGCCAGTAGCCCTGGGCTTCCAGCATCTCTTTGATTTTGGGAGCACTCACAAACAGGCGGGTGAGATCGGTATGGGCTTTTTCGCGCAGGCGATCGCGTCTTTCGGTAAAAAGCGAGCCCCTAAAAAAAGACTGGGTACACTGTGAGCAATTGCTGCCCGTTTCATTGACCCCTGCACAGACCTCTTGGTTTTGATAGTAGAGATACAAGGTGGGACAGAGCAGCCAGAAATTGTGAAGCGTAAAAAATGTCGGCAGGTTTTGTGCTCTGGGCAAATCGGTGAAGCCCATCGAAAGGGCATAGAAATTGTGGTAGTGCACAATATCCGGTTGAAACTTATTCAAGTACACCCTGAAAATATCCCAGACCGCAGGGTTTTCAATTTCGTGTTCTGGATTTGTGCCGCCCAAATAGGCGGTCACCCAGTTTTTAATCATCAGGCCCCAGTTGTGAATGCCAATCAACTGCACGCCTTCTTCACTGCGTTCAGACAGGGTATAGGCCGGGGCATTGGGAATATGTTCAGTCGAAGCATAAATCACCATGACCTGGTGACCGCGTCTTTGCAGACCCAGGGCGATTTGTCGCGGCAGAATGGTTCCCCCCCCACTTTCCTGCCAGCCAAACATCGTCATTAAAATGCGCATGTTTTCGTGTTCTGTTTCCCGCGTTTTTGCTCGGAGTGTATTATACCTTTGAATGCGCCTATTCAAGCATTCCGTTTCGCAAGACATAGTGCAGATGGTCTTCCCAAACCCCGTTGATTTTCAGGTATTTGGGCGAAAGCCCCTCGCACTCAAAGCCAAGTTTTTCAACCACCCGAATCGAAGCCTGGTTCCGGGGCATGATATTGGCTTCCAAGCGATGCAGTTTGAAATGCGCAAAGGCCAGTTCCACAGTCGCCCCCAGAGCCTCTGTCATATAGCCCTTGCCCTGCACCTGCTGATCGATCGCATAGCCTAAAAAGCAGGAGCGAAAGGCCCCCCAGACAATATTGGAAAGCGAAAGATGCCCTATCACCCGTTCAAAGTTTTGATCCTGCGCTTCAAAAATACTCAAACGCAAAAGCCTGCCCGCCTGGCTCTCCTGCAATTCATTTTCAAGGCGCTGGCGATGAAATTCCTGGGTAAAAAATTTCGTTCCCACGCGGGGATTCCAAGGTTTGAAGCAGGCGCGGTTGCGGTGATGGTAATCCAAAACCTGAGGCGCAAACTCAGGCCCCAAGGGACGCAAGATCAGGCGGGGGGTCTGAATTCTGAGCGCGCGGATTTTAGAGGGCAAAGACATAACTCAGGCTTCCTATACAAAGAGTTCAAGCGGAAAAATCAGTATACCCCTGAGAGAAGACAAACTCCAGTCTCAGACTCAGGGGTGATTGGCTCGCAAAGGCCTCCAGCGAAACCCCACCTCTGCTCCCATCCAAAGATAGCCGAGTGAAACCCAAGCCAGATATCCCTGGCGCACCCAAACCTGAGCCAGTCCTGCCCAGGTCACAGCAGCACTGCCCAAAACCAGCCATACCAAAGCCACAATGAAAACCCGCTTGGCCCATGGGCTGGTGGCATCAATATGGTAAAAACCCGCACTGTATACGCCCCCTCCCAGTAAAAAAGCCAGCGCAAAGGGCCAGAGCAAAAGGGGCTGCCTGAATTCAAGCCAACTCAGCAGGGCTGGAGAAGTGTGAGCCTCAGGCAAACAGGCCAGTAAAAACAGGGAAAAGGCCCGCAGGGCCAGGCCCGCCGCTGCCACCAGAATCAAAATGGCCCCCACACGTGTAGTTTTGGAACGCCCTGTACGGGGATCGGTTTGAATCCCAATCACGGCCACGATCAGCAGCAGAACCAAGAGCAGATGTCCAAGCGCCGCAAACCCCTGGTAAAAAGGGGAAGCACCTTTAAACAGCAAGGTCTCTTCACTGCCATAAAAGCTCAATCCCACCCAGATCAGGAGCAAGCCAGACATATTTAAAAACCGAAGGGGCATTTCATTCTCATTTCAGCAGACTGAATTCAGTTTAACTATTACTTAAAACAAAAGGGACCTGTCGATCTTCGAGTATATACCCCTCGGCGTCTGTGCCATAGATAAAATATTGCAAACATGAATTCCCAGCACAATTGGAGGCACTCAACAAAACACTTCCAGGCTGATAGCGCGGGGCATTCAGTGCAGGATAGAAATAGGCAACGCCCAGAAAACTAATCGGTTTGGGCTTTCGGGGCAGTCCGATTTCAGCATCAAAATCCTGATAGGCCCTTGTGAACCCCTGCATATTAAAGGGATTAACAAACGCCTTCCAATAGGGGTTTCGCACGGTTTGAGCCTCTTGTTTGAGCAGAGAGAAATGCAGCGGATAAGTGCCTCCCCAATCCACGCCATAGGTTTCAAGCATGGTCTGAACGGTATGCATATTCGCTTTCACAGTACTGATGGGTGATCGACAATCAGCGCCGATTAAATTTGGGAGAGAGAACCACAAAATCAAGACATAGCCAAGAAAAACCCACAGCCAATTCCAAGGAAATGAAAACGGTAAAAATCCCTTGGGCAGGTCATTTTGTTGAGAATAACTATTAAGCCAATGCTCTGAGTATAAATATTTGAATAAAAGAACTGCAAACATAGTCATCAAATAAAGCAAAATGAATGGACTCTCTAAAAAATTAGCTGCGATAGCAAGAAAGCCAGCCAGATTTCCTCCAAAAGTTAAATATAACAATACATATCTATGCTTGATTTCTTTCAGCTTTAGTGTGCGAGAGAGTGCGTAATATTCCAAAAGACTGAAAACCAGAAAAAGTCCTAAATTCGCAAGGGGAAAGAGTCTATAATAGTTATCTGGCATTTTGCAGAGGAGTTCAAAAGTCGCCTTAAGCCACCACAGATAAGGCAAAAAGAAAATTATCACAACAAAATTATAGCCACCCCATCTCAAACTCAGGCGCAGCCAAGAATCCAAGAATGTTTTCATATTCTAGTATTCCCCGATAAGTCCAGGTTTAACCCCCAAAACTAATCCAGACTTAAACCACCCCACAAGCCAAAGCAGAAGCAGTCTTGCAACCGACAATCGCAGGGGCTTCATGAATCAAGGCATCGTTTGTTAAGGCTTCCACCATAAACAGCGCAAAATCAATCCGGCGGGTGCGATTGCTCTTCAGAATCGGGTCGCCTACATGCTGACTCCAGACAGGCAGCCCCTCACTTGCTCCTTCTTCGAGATCACTGCCGCGCACCACCGTCCAGCGGGTCGGGCTGGCAAAGATGCGACGTGTGGCTTCCACCTGATCATCGAGTTCAGCAAATCGGGCCAAACGGGCCAACCAGCCAAAGAACTTGACCATGCTTGTAAAGAGCGGTGAATAGACATCTTTCCCATCGCGTGTGATATGCCAACCACAGGAGAAAATCAAGCGGGCCTTTTCAGGGGCAAAATCAAGCACTGCCTGGGCGGTCCCCGAGGCATATTGTTGAATGCCCCAGGGCACCAAGACCGTCAGCACACCATCACAGCC
Above is a genomic segment from bacterium (Candidatus Blackallbacteria) CG13_big_fil_rev_8_21_14_2_50_49_14 containing:
- a CDS encoding 30S ribosomal protein S5 alanine N-acetyltransferase; amino-acid sequence: MSLPSKIRALRIQTPRLILRPLGPEFAPQVLDYHHRNRACFKPWNPRVGTKFFTQEFHRQRLENELQESQAGRLLRLSIFEAQDQNFERVIGHLSLSNIVWGAFRSCFLGYAIDQQVQGKGYMTEALGATVELAFAHFKLHRLEANIMPRNQASIRVVEKLGFECEGLSPKYLKINGVWEDHLHYVLRNGMLE
- a CDS encoding short-chain dehydrogenase — protein: MKICIVGISGKLGQYMLQQALERGYEVVGVCRESSLPKLEAYRGRVTLFAGATHDRAVIQQAVQGCDGVLTVLVPWGIQQYASGTAQAVLDFAPEKARLIFSCGWHITRDGKDVYSPLFTSMVKFFGWLARLARFAELDDQVEATRRIFASPTRWTVVRGSDLEEGASEGLPVWSQHVGDPILKSNRTRRIDFALFMVEALTNDALIHEAPAIVGCKTASALACGVV